The following proteins are co-located in the Elusimicrobiota bacterium genome:
- a CDS encoding PASTA domain-containing protein codes for MKKRYIEVSIVSLVCLVLVFLIFNWTIRAVIHNRSEVIVPKIEGKSLQDAMDTISVLGLGVIKEGEEFSAKLPPGTVLRQTPNAGMTVRQGKIIRIMLSRGSDLVFVPDVVGQTTKVAELIIRKNQLVYNVSDQVYSLRYEKNKIISQKPDANSVADKNVPVDVLVSLGEPPEGMILMPDFVGKDINEFKSWSEKNKITYQIKEEEYESAAVNVIVGQEPASDTVVTYTTVVLVTVSKGSKAALTTASQPAGEVFHYEVPQGAKEQKVQVMLIDSTGEHQIFSSIQLPGSKIDIPIMKKGRAKLRMFINNILVEEKEL; via the coding sequence ATGAAAAAACGCTATATTGAAGTTTCAATCGTTTCGCTGGTATGCCTGGTGCTGGTTTTTCTTATTTTTAACTGGACTATCCGGGCTGTTATTCATAACAGGTCTGAAGTGATAGTCCCCAAGATAGAAGGCAAATCCCTCCAGGATGCGATGGACACCATTTCAGTTCTTGGCCTGGGTGTTATAAAAGAGGGCGAAGAATTCAGCGCAAAGCTTCCTCCTGGCACAGTTTTACGCCAAACCCCGAACGCAGGTATGACAGTCAGGCAGGGGAAAATCATCAGAATAATGCTAAGCAGGGGAAGCGACCTGGTTTTTGTCCCGGATGTAGTAGGCCAGACAACAAAAGTTGCCGAACTCATAATCAGAAAGAATCAATTAGTATATAACGTAAGTGACCAGGTTTATTCCCTGCGGTACGAGAAGAATAAAATTATTTCGCAAAAACCGGATGCTAACAGCGTTGCAGACAAAAATGTGCCGGTTGATGTCCTGGTGTCTTTAGGCGAGCCGCCTGAAGGAATGATACTAATGCCGGACTTTGTTGGTAAAGATATAAATGAATTTAAAAGTTGGTCGGAGAAAAACAAAATAACTTATCAGATTAAAGAAGAAGAGTACGAATCTGCGGCTGTAAATGTAATCGTCGGCCAGGAGCCTGCATCCGATACAGTAGTAACCTATACCACCGTTGTTCTCGTGACAGTTTCCAAGGGGTCTAAAGCGGCGCTTACCACAGCTTCGCAGCCTGCCGGCGAAGTTTTTCATTATGAAGTTCCGCAAGGCGCGAAAGAACAGAAAGTGCAGGTAATGCTGATTGACAGCACAGGCGAACACCAGATATTTTCAAGCATTCAGCTTCCTGGAAGCAAAATAGACATTCCTATTATGAAAAAAGGCCGGGCTAAACTGAGAATGTTTATAAACAATATACTTGTCG
- a CDS encoding zinc ribbon domain-containing protein, whose amino-acid sequence MPIYEFSCKKCKKQFELLLFSGEEAVCPECGNKELIKYMSRFSAQGVGSGPAGANGSSCGSCPPGHNCSSCSCH is encoded by the coding sequence ATGCCTATATACGAATTCTCCTGCAAGAAGTGCAAAAAACAGTTTGAGCTGCTGTTATTTAGCGGCGAGGAAGCGGTATGCCCGGAATGCGGAAATAAAGAACTTATAAAATATATGTCGAGATTCTCTGCCCAGGGCGTTGGTAGCGGCCCTGCGGGCGCTAACGGTTCTTCTTGCGGAAGCTGTCCTCCCGGCCATAACTGTTCAAGCTGCAGTTGTCATTAG